AAACCAAGCAGAAAGTTTACTGCCacaaccaaaacagaaatccaCACAGGCCTAACACAAAAGTTGTATTCCTGTTTAACTTTTGTGAGAAGTCATTAGCAAGGtccaggagagaaaagaaaagaaagtgctGTACTCAATGCCGTGGTGATTGTAATTTAGGCCCTCGATGGCCTTCAGACTGCAGTGAAACAGCTGGGAGTGGAAATGTTTGTAactaaattgtatttttttctgcaCGACTGCTTACGGCAGacattctaattctgctacacTGGGCTCTGTTGCACTGAATTTCCTGGTGCTggggctgattcactaagggtttttcccacaaACTGAATAATCTGACCCGTGGTGATCCCAATCTTATGCCTCGTTTCCTTCCAGTTTATTTCTGAAGCAGAAGCATGCTGAACAACACTCTGGATCTTTGAGTCCAAGCATCCTCTACTACTCACACAAAAATTCAGTTTTGCTGCAAGGGAAGGACAATCCTGCCTGGAACAGGAATCGCATCTCTAAATAAGCTGTGCCTCATATTTTATTTAACTGGGAAACTAAAAAAAGATGCCCCCTCACCCCTTCCTGCCAACCCACACAACTCTTCATCCTTCTGCATTAGGATTTTGCCAGGCTCCTGATCATTGGCTGAGCGCTATTTCCCAGGCCGGAAAGACCTCCCACTGTGAACTTATTTCAGGAGCACTTTGCAAATACACAATGCACAGTCTTGTACCGAACCATCAGCCAACATTTTGGCACAAACTGGCCTTCAGCAAAAATTGCTAGATAAGCCGATAcattttcctgcattttttgagAACAAAGAGGTCAATATGCAGTGAGCTAGCAAGCGGCATATTTATCCGGAGAAAAttacaggtgtaactttttcCAGATACTCACACCAGTCTCCCACTGAAGATCTCTGGATAAGTTACGCGTGTAACTTTAACGGGATAAAATTTAGGACTGTGACTTCTCCGACCAGACTTACACCTATGTGCGCCCACCGGCTACAGCTATGCCCTGCCTTTGCAATGTTTATATTGATGTCCCTTTATATGCACACAAAATGAATGCCGTCTGCAGGGAAAAATACTGAAAGCTCGGCTTTTGTGTGCCTAACTCAAAAATATGTACCCACACAAAgactttgaatatggacctcaaagggTCCAATACATCCATATTGCGAGATTTTTTTCCAGGTACGGTCCGTTTCGACTCATGTTTACCTGGGTTCCCAGTTTGTTTCCTTATGAtgtaaaacaaatatttcagaaaCGGCTACTGACCTCCAACCACACCCAGGCCACGTGCAAGCAAAAGGCTTCTCCCCCGTGTGCCTCCTCAGGTGCGCCTTGAGATGACTGCTTTTTGTGTACATCTTAGTACATCCAGGGAAAGTACATTTGTGCATCTTAATCAGTTCCGTGGCAGGGTTCTTTTGAAATCTTTGACCCACAATGATTCCCGTCTGCCCATGGCTCCCGACTCCTGGTCCAAGAGGTTTGGCGGCAATAGGCACGGGCCCTAAACGCACAAACTTTGATGGCAAGTTCGACGACTGGACTAACTGTGGCACCAGGGCAAAGGTTTGCCCTTGAATATTGACCAGGAGCTGTGCAATTTTAATGTTTTCTTGAGGCTGGAGCTGTGCAGCGGGGCTTGAACTGGACTCTTGCTTGACCGGTACGGGCTGAATTTGAAGAATCACGGGTATCCCGCCTTCAACGGGTAACATTCCATTGGCAGAATCACCATCTGGAGGCGTGCTGCCCGACTCTTCACTTTTAACTTCTTTTAAGGTAGGACTGGGTGCAACATGGTCTTTGTGCTGTGTAGCAGCTACAGCAGCTTGGCTGCAAGTCCTCAGATCCTTGGTCTCATTCTTTGTTGCTACGTTGAATTCCATCTCCatgttctcctccagaaactCCTCAATTTCCTCCAGGGTGGGCTGAAATGGTCCCAGTTCATTCATGTCCACTGCAAACTGAGGAAACTGAAACGTCTCCTCCTTTAGCACCGCATGGGATCTCCTTTTCTCCCACCAAGACGCAGCAGCAGTCCCCAAAGATGCCTGGGACAGCAGGTAGTCCAAGATATTGTCTTGGCTTTCGGGGCTAGACGTGCTCCTGAACCTGGAGCTGAGAACCTGTGCCtcggggctggagcaggagcagaggcttGAAGAATCACTGTCATCTTCTGAAAGCGGAGAGGGCAGCATCTGGTACGTCCTCCTTCCCAGCAACATGTCACCTGCATATCCATCAGGGGAAGTGGCGCACGAAAAAGGTTCCTCGACAGGCATCAAATGGTCCACCATGCCTGAATAAGCCCTCACAGGAGTCTCACCAACATAGACCAGATCAGCAGCAGTTCAAATTAAAGTctgcagagaaagagaaaaaaacacaaCCATTTAGAAATCATGTtttatcataaaaaaacaaaatcgtAAGGTGCTATGTATTCCTCCTTTCAAAGCCTCTGTCCTTGTCTTTTTTCATTCTGATCTCAACGGGGGCTGTCATTGCTTGAGAACTTTTGCCAAGCACTTGGATCTCCCAGAGATCAGAATGCAGCTCCTTCAGCTTCCAGAGCTGCTCTTTGGGGTCTAGCAGGGATGACCATGAAATCAGTGCTTGGGACagcagaaggagcaggagactgACTCAGAAAACCAGGTCTCCCGGCTGGCAGGGGAGTGCTCATGGTGGGGCCACCAGGCTAGCACAGAGGCATATTTAGCTGTTACAGTACAGGATTTAATAGAGCTGCGTTACTCAAGCCAAGTTGGAATgtctgagcctttttttttttttttttttttacagtttgcaCAACTTTTACAAGAGTTCTTTCAGAAATAATTTCATAACTCTGTGTCCTTCCAGTTTGCAAAACTATGTTAGTGAAATATTTACTGTAAAAGAAGAGGAGAAGACCATGCACTGAGAAGCAAAActgaagacaaagagaaggaaagaaaggttTCAAATCTAAACCAGAACCTGAAAACTTTTTTTCGCTGCCC
This genomic interval from Rhinatrema bivittatum chromosome 4, aRhiBiv1.1, whole genome shotgun sequence contains the following:
- the KLF15 gene encoding Krueppel-like factor 15 produces the protein MVDHLMPVEEPFSCATSPDGYAGDMLLGRRTYQMLPSPLSEDDSDSSSLCSCSSPEAQVLSSRFRSTSSPESQDNILDYLLSQASLGTAAASWWEKRRSHAVLKEETFQFPQFAVDMNELGPFQPTLEEIEEFLEENMEMEFNVATKNETKDLRTCSQAAVAATQHKDHVAPSPTLKEVKSEESGSTPPDGDSANGMLPVEGGIPVILQIQPVPVKQESSSSPAAQLQPQENIKIAQLLVNIQGQTFALVPQLVQSSNLPSKFVRLGPVPIAAKPLGPGVGSHGQTGIIVGQRFQKNPATELIKMHKCTFPGCTKMYTKSSHLKAHLRRHTGEKPFACTWPGCGWRFSRSDELSRHRRSHSGVKPYQCPVCEKKFARSDHLSKHIKVHRFPRSSRSARTVN